The sequence GCCGGACAGCCAGTCCAGGTGTTCGGCGTCGCTGCCGGGATCGCTCCAGTGGCCGAGGTACTCCACGCACAGGAAGGCCGCCCGGTGCGCGAACGCGGAGTGATCGGGCGGCACGTCGGCCAGGACCGCTCCGCCCAGGCCGTACAGACCCGTCTTGACGCCGGGCGGCGCCTTCTCGTGCCGGCGGCCCAGGGTGCGCAGCGCCTCGGCGCCGAGTGGGCCTTCGGCCAGTGCGGGGGTGAACTTGGCGCGTACCGACGGCACTTGCTCGGTCCAGGTGCCGATGCTGTCCCCGTACGGCAGGGCGCGTACGGATGTCGCGCGAGGCCGGCAGGCGTTGGTCAACGGTCGGAGCAGGGCGGTGAGTTCACGCTCACCCCCTTCGAACAGGCCGGTGGCCAGGGCCCTGTCGGCGGAGGCGGGGAACAGGTTGAAGCGGGAGTTCACCCGCGGGTCCGCCTGGCTGAGCCAGTGCTGCCAGGCGTCGAGTGCGGCGATGCCGTCGCGCGCGTCCCATTCCAGCGTGAACAGGGTCACGTCGCCGATCGGGCGCATCGCGAAGGTGTAGGAGGTGACGATCCCGAAGTTCCCGCCACCGCCTCCGCGTGACGCCCAGAGCAGGTCCGGATGGTGGTCCGCGTCGACCGTCAGTTCCTCGCCGCGGGCGTCGATCAGGGTGAGTGCGACCAGGTGGTCGATGAGCAAGCCGCGGGAACGTACCAGCATGCCGATGCCGCCGCCCAGGACATGACCGCCGATGCGGATGTCGGGGCAGACGCCCGCGGGGATCGTGCCGCCGAGCGCCCACAGCGCCGCGTACGCCTCGCCGAGCAGGACACCCGGGCCGAGGGTGGCGCGGGTGCGGTCACCGTAGACCGCCAGCGCCCCCAGGCGCGACACGTCGATGACGATGCCGTCGTCGAGGCCGCTGAACCCCTCGCTGTTGTGGCCGCCGGAGCGGATCCGGAACGGGATGCCGCGCTCCCGGACGTAGCGGAGCGCCGCTGCCGTCTCGTGGCTGTCACCCGGCAGGACGACGGCCCTGGGCCGGTAGTCGAAGCGCTCGTTCCACAGGCGGCGCGCCCTTTCGTAGCGCGT comes from Streptomyces sp. FXJ1.172 and encodes:
- a CDS encoding FAD-binding oxidoreductase; the protein is MGAYPDTIGTVVTPGDTRYERARRLWNERFDYRPRAVVLPGDSHETAAALRYVRERGIPFRIRSGGHNSEGFSGLDDGIVIDVSRLGALAVYGDRTRATLGPGVLLGEAYAALWALGGTIPAGVCPDIRIGGHVLGGGIGMLVRSRGLLIDHLVALTLIDARGEELTVDADHHPDLLWASRGGGGGNFGIVTSYTFAMRPIGDVTLFTLEWDARDGIAALDAWQHWLSQADPRVNSRFNLFPASADRALATGLFEGGERELTALLRPLTNACRPRATSVRALPYGDSIGTWTEQVPSVRAKFTPALAEGPLGAEALRTLGRRHEKAPPGVKTGLYGLGGAVLADVPPDHSAFAHRAAFLCVEYLGHWSDPGSDAEHLDWLSGTRAEMLPFMTGGAYVNSPDLDLENWLHAYYGDGLPRLMEVKRRYDPHGLFTFEQSIPTALTRAQARAARLPGPVVADLHARGLLTD